In a single window of the Olivibacter sp. SDN3 genome:
- the lptC gene encoding LPS export ABC transporter periplasmic protein LptC has product MITKIIHSYSYIPTITLPNVMVGLFLALIFFSSCENDLKEVERIANIDAEEPIDISYGVSVLYSDSAVVKAKLISTEMIKHNVDSPFYEFPKDVLLIFYDKDKKEERRVTSKYGLYFEKKNLVELRHDVVVTMADGTIFKSEELFWDNDKRIFYNKLPLTITSPDGSMLEGNYFEADENFDNRKINGARGVYNVKEEDGF; this is encoded by the coding sequence ATGATAACAAAAATCATCCATAGCTACAGTTATATACCAACCATAACCCTTCCAAACGTTATGGTTGGTCTGTTTTTGGCCTTAATTTTCTTCAGCTCATGTGAAAATGACCTTAAAGAAGTAGAGCGTATTGCCAATATTGATGCCGAAGAACCTATAGATATCTCCTACGGTGTTTCTGTACTGTATAGCGATTCGGCTGTTGTGAAGGCGAAATTGATCTCTACAGAAATGATCAAGCACAATGTGGATAGCCCCTTTTATGAATTTCCGAAGGACGTTTTGCTAATTTTTTATGATAAAGACAAAAAGGAAGAACGTCGGGTGACCTCGAAGTACGGATTATATTTTGAAAAAAAGAACCTGGTAGAACTTAGACATGATGTGGTGGTGACCATGGCCGATGGAACAATCTTTAAATCTGAAGAGCTCTTCTGGGATAATGATAAACGTATTTTCTATAACAAATTGCCGCTTACCATTACCAGTCCGGACGGTAGTATGTTAGAGGGAAACTATTTTGAAGCGGATGAAAATTTTGATAACAGGAAAATCAATGGTGCAAGAGGCGTGTACAATGTGAAGGAGGAAGATGGTTTTTAG
- a CDS encoding DUF3109 family protein codes for MIEVADVLVNEEIIKENFVCNLHKCKGACCVEGDSGAPLERDELAVLREIYPKVKPFMTERGIETIEMAGTHVVDVDGDLTTPCVDGNKECAYVTWENGITKCAIEIAYEQGHTSWKKPISCHLYPIRTTKYPEFDVLNYDRWHICHDACSFGRELKVPIYSFLKEPLIRKYGESWYKELEEAAAAETT; via the coding sequence ATGATCGAAGTAGCAGATGTGCTGGTAAATGAAGAAATAATCAAAGAAAACTTTGTATGTAACCTTCATAAATGCAAGGGAGCCTGTTGTGTAGAAGGCGATTCAGGTGCCCCCCTTGAGCGAGATGAATTAGCTGTATTACGAGAGATTTATCCCAAGGTTAAGCCATTTATGACAGAAAGAGGGATAGAGACAATAGAGATGGCAGGAACCCACGTTGTAGACGTCGATGGTGACTTAACGACTCCCTGTGTTGATGGTAATAAAGAATGTGCATATGTTACCTGGGAAAACGGTATTACAAAATGTGCGATAGAAATAGCCTATGAACAAGGTCATACATCTTGGAAAAAGCCCATTTCTTGCCACTTATACCCTATAAGAACTACTAAATACCCTGAGTTTGATGTACTCAACTACGATCGATGGCACATCTGTCATGACGCCTGCTCTTTTGGCAGAGAATTGAAGGTTCCCATATACAGTTTCCTAAAAGAACCGCTTATCCGCAAGTATGGTGAGTCCTGGTACAAAGAACTTGAGGAGGCTGCGGCAGCTGAGACAACATAA
- a CDS encoding DUF6427 family protein gives MINLFRKFTPANLAFLIAIAVILCIGAFIHLPRAFHPLLFEPSISSLLDNFDDFTLTPKSNVIITLVITIGQALFLNRIVDNHNLLGKPTFLPALMYVTTASLLLPFLALTPTLICNFFLIWMIDKLLKTYHRKEVKSTLFDLGMLVAVGTLFYFPFIVMFPLLWIALIIFRPFDWREWVAGLLGFVVIYFLLGIIYLWNDQLAAYYAIWKPLTHAFPTSFNIDLYDYWVLLPLALVLILFLNTLRENFYKSIVHVRKSFQLLFFMFLFGAASFYLKADTPDFHFLLCAPPISIYMAYYFNFAKLRWFYEGVYTILLLTILYFQLF, from the coding sequence ATGATCAACTTATTTAGAAAATTTACTCCGGCGAATTTAGCCTTTCTAATAGCTATAGCTGTTATTCTGTGTATTGGTGCCTTCATACATCTACCCCGTGCATTTCATCCGCTACTTTTTGAGCCTTCCATCTCATCTCTCTTAGATAATTTTGACGATTTCACCTTAACTCCAAAGTCCAATGTGATTATTACGCTAGTTATTACCATTGGCCAGGCCTTATTTCTCAACAGAATTGTTGATAACCACAACCTTCTGGGAAAACCCACCTTTCTTCCGGCACTGATGTACGTTACAACGGCAAGTCTTCTGCTGCCGTTTTTAGCATTAACACCCACCCTGATCTGTAATTTTTTCCTCATATGGATGATCGATAAACTCCTGAAAACCTACCATCGAAAGGAAGTAAAATCTACGCTTTTTGATTTGGGCATGCTCGTGGCCGTTGGTACACTTTTCTATTTCCCCTTCATTGTGATGTTCCCTTTACTTTGGATTGCGCTTATTATTTTCAGGCCTTTCGACTGGCGGGAATGGGTAGCAGGTTTATTAGGTTTTGTGGTAATTTACTTCCTCTTAGGTATTATTTACCTATGGAACGATCAGTTAGCGGCCTATTATGCTATCTGGAAGCCATTAACGCACGCTTTCCCGACTTCTTTCAATATCGACTTATACGATTATTGGGTGCTTCTGCCCCTCGCATTGGTGCTGATACTCTTTCTAAATACGCTAAGGGAAAATTTTTATAAGAGTATTGTCCATGTAAGAAAATCTTTTCAATTGCTTTTCTTTATGTTTTTATTTGGTGCTGCCTCTTTTTACCTAAAAGCAGATACTCCCGATTTCCATTTCCTACTATGTGCTCCACCGATATCAATTTATATGGCATATTATTTTAATTTTGCCAAACTTAGATGGTTTTACGAAGGAGTCTACACAATTTTATTGTTAACGATATTGTATTTTCAACTCTTCTAA
- a CDS encoding UDP-2,3-diacylglucosamine diphosphatase: MPKRAVDLVVISDVHLGTYGCHAKELLTYLKSIKPKKIILNGDIIDVWQFSKHYWPESHMKVVRKLLKFVAEGVPVFYLTGNHDEMLRKFADFKLGSLQLLNKLVLPLQQGRAWIFHGDIFDVTMQHSKWLARLGAIGYDTLILLNSFVNWCLVKMGQGKMSFSKRVKAHFKDAVKFINNFEETSADLAIEKGYQYVICGHIHQPEIKEIVTENGRVMYLNSGDWVENLTALEYINGSWSIYRYNPQECLPEEYDETDPLDVEDLNDKLNINKLLELLKTEV, translated from the coding sequence ATGCCAAAACGCGCAGTAGACCTGGTTGTTATCTCAGACGTTCACCTCGGAACTTACGGGTGTCACGCTAAAGAACTCCTCACCTATCTCAAAAGTATCAAACCGAAAAAGATCATTTTAAATGGTGATATCATTGACGTCTGGCAATTCAGCAAACATTACTGGCCGGAAAGCCATATGAAGGTTGTTCGGAAACTACTAAAGTTTGTGGCAGAGGGAGTTCCGGTGTTCTATTTAACAGGGAACCACGATGAGATGCTCCGTAAATTTGCCGATTTCAAGCTGGGCTCCCTACAACTACTGAATAAACTAGTCCTCCCCTTACAGCAGGGGCGCGCCTGGATTTTCCATGGGGACATTTTTGATGTAACCATGCAGCATTCTAAATGGCTAGCGCGCCTCGGGGCTATCGGTTACGATACACTTATCCTTCTTAACAGCTTTGTCAATTGGTGTTTAGTTAAAATGGGACAAGGGAAAATGAGTTTTTCGAAAAGAGTAAAGGCGCATTTTAAAGACGCCGTTAAATTCATTAATAACTTTGAGGAAACCTCCGCAGATTTAGCAATAGAAAAAGGTTATCAATATGTAATCTGTGGGCATATCCACCAGCCCGAAATAAAAGAAATTGTTACTGAAAATGGTCGGGTGATGTACCTCAATTCAGGCGATTGGGTTGAAAATTTAACTGCATTGGAATATATTAATGGCTCTTGGAGCATTTATCGTTATAATCCTCAAGAATGCTTACCTGAAGAATATGATGAGACAGACCCATTGGATGTCGAAGATCTAAACGACAAATTAAACATCAATAAACTGCTGGAACTATTAAAAACAGAGGTGTAA
- a CDS encoding DUF2480 family protein, which translates to MEIQENIVNKVANSGLFTFDLAVLKSNAGIAIYDIKDNLFQGLILREKEFRAFVKENDWSKYTGKNVLITCSADAIVPTWAYMLLANKLEPYVNELFFGNKESFEDILFERALSRLDMEQFRDQRVVVKGCGDIKIPESAFVNFAYKLSKVAKSIMYGEPCSTVPIFKRKT; encoded by the coding sequence ATGGAAATCCAGGAAAATATAGTCAACAAAGTTGCGAACAGCGGTTTATTTACATTTGATTTAGCCGTGCTAAAATCAAATGCCGGAATAGCGATTTATGACATTAAAGATAATTTATTTCAAGGTCTTATTTTACGTGAAAAAGAATTCAGAGCTTTCGTTAAAGAAAACGATTGGTCAAAATATACGGGAAAAAATGTGCTTATTACGTGCTCTGCCGACGCCATTGTACCAACGTGGGCATACATGTTGTTAGCCAACAAGTTAGAACCTTACGTGAACGAACTCTTCTTCGGTAATAAGGAAAGCTTTGAAGATATCCTTTTCGAGCGAGCGCTCAGTCGACTGGATATGGAACAATTTCGAGATCAACGTGTAGTGGTAAAGGGCTGTGGCGACATTAAAATTCCGGAATCCGCTTTCGTAAATTTTGCTTATAAATTATCAAAAGTTGCAAAAAGCATCATGTATGGAGAACCGTGCTCAACGGTGCCTATTTTTAAGCGTAAAACATAA
- a CDS encoding rhodanese-related sulfurtransferase: MRAYQTLLYYCYSPIENAEEFAQQHLEFCKSLDLVGRIIVADEGLNGTVSGTQEACKAYMDTVHADERFAKTDFKVDEVDEPSFIKMHCRYKAEIVHSGLRNPQVIDPNKRTGVHLEPKEFLELKDREDVVILDVRSDYEHNVGHFKNAVRLDIENFREFPEKINELAKYKDKKILTYCTGGIKCEKASALLLHEGFENVYQLHGGIIKYGKEVGGKDFEGKCYVFDNRVAVDINQVNPTVVSTCFNCGAVSSKMINCANPECNEHFTQCDECGWKMDGCCSEACREHPRKRPYDGTGYYVKIPQSVDVSKRKYKKFPEKTLLTNE, translated from the coding sequence ATGAGAGCATATCAAACCTTGCTGTACTATTGCTACAGCCCTATCGAAAACGCAGAAGAGTTTGCCCAGCAGCATTTGGAATTTTGTAAGTCATTAGACCTTGTTGGGCGTATTATCGTGGCAGACGAAGGCCTGAACGGTACGGTATCTGGAACGCAAGAGGCCTGCAAAGCCTATATGGATACCGTGCATGCGGATGAGCGATTCGCTAAAACCGACTTTAAAGTAGACGAAGTAGATGAGCCTTCTTTCATTAAGATGCACTGTCGGTATAAGGCGGAGATCGTACATTCAGGACTGCGCAACCCCCAAGTAATTGACCCTAATAAACGCACAGGGGTTCATCTGGAGCCTAAAGAATTTTTGGAATTAAAAGATCGGGAAGATGTGGTGATATTGGATGTACGCTCTGACTATGAGCATAATGTAGGGCATTTTAAAAATGCCGTGCGGCTAGATATTGAAAACTTTCGCGAATTTCCGGAAAAGATCAATGAATTGGCCAAATACAAAGATAAGAAGATATTGACCTACTGCACCGGAGGCATTAAGTGTGAGAAAGCATCTGCGCTGTTATTACATGAAGGCTTTGAAAATGTTTACCAATTGCATGGTGGCATTATTAAATACGGGAAAGAAGTTGGGGGAAAAGACTTTGAAGGTAAATGTTACGTGTTTGACAATAGAGTTGCTGTTGACATAAACCAAGTCAATCCCACAGTGGTTTCTACCTGTTTTAATTGCGGCGCTGTTAGCAGCAAGATGATCAACTGTGCTAACCCGGAGTGCAACGAACACTTTACCCAATGCGATGAATGTGGATGGAAAATGGATGGCTGTTGTTCAGAAGCATGTAGAGAACATCCAAGAAAGCGACCTTATGACGGTACGGGATATTATGTTAAAATTCCACAGTCGGTTGATGTAAGCAAAAGGAAGTATAAGAAATTTCCTGAAAAGACCCTCCTTACTAACGAATAG
- a CDS encoding S1C family serine protease: protein MKKIGLTLLTALIGGAVAVGGYKLLEKKQGNQLSFEERQQIHYANNPSDISASTGNLDFTQAAAAVSPAVVHIKTTYERSGNQRGSDPFQDMFEEFFGAPRGRQRQQQQPQRASGSGVIISADGYIVTNNHVVENADKIAVELTNKKVYDAKVIGRDPNTDLALIKVNATGLPIVKLGNSDEVNIGEWVLAVGYPMGLQSTVTAGIVSAKGRAIGILADQQRQEQYQRWQQEGADPDNLPASSAVESFIQTDAVINRGNSGGALVNANGELVGINAAIMSQSGYYAGYGFAIPVNLVKKIADDFVKFGSVKRGYVGVTFQELDTDVAKQLGVDEINGLYVNSVIPGGGGAAAGLKKGDIITKIDGNVIYSSPDLQERVARLRPGDKVKLTYKRDGKEKDVTVTLKGEEENKSEKESESEKRSTAELYNKLGAGFIPATDAQKKQHKINSGVVVSEVRRGGLFDMYDVPRGLIITAINGRAVSNVDEVESALGNNKNNLLQLNGITPDGARVDLRFPLQ, encoded by the coding sequence ATGAAAAAAATAGGATTAACGTTACTTACAGCACTGATTGGCGGAGCAGTAGCCGTAGGTGGTTACAAGCTCTTAGAAAAAAAGCAAGGTAACCAACTGTCGTTTGAAGAACGGCAACAAATACATTACGCCAATAACCCAAGCGATATCAGTGCTTCTACAGGAAATTTAGATTTCACACAAGCGGCCGCCGCCGTTAGTCCGGCTGTAGTACACATCAAGACCACTTATGAGCGTTCTGGCAATCAGCGCGGAAGCGATCCGTTTCAAGACATGTTTGAAGAATTTTTTGGGGCTCCACGTGGCCGTCAAAGACAACAACAACAACCTCAAAGAGCTTCTGGTTCGGGTGTAATTATTTCTGCTGACGGTTATATTGTAACAAACAACCATGTAGTGGAAAATGCTGATAAAATTGCGGTAGAATTAACCAACAAGAAAGTATACGATGCTAAAGTTATCGGAAGAGACCCGAATACTGACCTCGCTTTAATTAAAGTAAATGCAACTGGCTTACCCATAGTAAAGCTCGGCAATTCTGACGAAGTCAATATTGGTGAATGGGTACTTGCTGTGGGATATCCTATGGGCCTTCAATCTACCGTAACGGCTGGTATTGTAAGTGCCAAAGGCCGTGCTATCGGTATCTTAGCCGATCAGCAACGACAGGAACAATACCAGCGTTGGCAACAAGAGGGAGCTGACCCGGACAATCTTCCAGCAAGTTCTGCCGTAGAATCTTTCATACAGACTGATGCTGTCATCAACCGTGGGAACAGTGGTGGAGCATTGGTAAATGCCAATGGAGAGTTGGTTGGTATTAACGCAGCTATCATGTCTCAAAGCGGCTATTATGCGGGGTATGGCTTTGCTATTCCGGTAAATCTCGTAAAAAAGATAGCTGATGATTTTGTGAAATTCGGAAGTGTCAAACGTGGTTATGTGGGCGTTACCTTCCAAGAGCTGGATACCGATGTTGCCAAACAGTTAGGTGTAGATGAAATTAATGGCTTGTATGTTAATAGCGTAATCCCAGGAGGAGGAGGAGCTGCCGCCGGCTTGAAAAAGGGAGATATCATCACGAAAATAGATGGTAACGTGATATACTCCAGCCCAGATTTACAGGAACGCGTTGCCCGCTTACGCCCGGGAGATAAGGTAAAACTCACTTATAAACGCGACGGTAAAGAAAAAGATGTAACTGTTACGCTGAAAGGAGAAGAAGAGAACAAGTCTGAAAAAGAGAGCGAAAGCGAAAAGCGGAGCACTGCAGAGTTATATAATAAACTCGGGGCGGGCTTTATTCCTGCAACAGATGCACAAAAGAAACAACATAAGATTAATTCTGGTGTAGTCGTTTCTGAAGTACGTCGCGGCGGTTTATTTGACATGTATGATGTTCCTCGCGGATTAATCATTACGGCTATCAATGGTAGAGCCGTAAGTAATGTTGACGAAGTAGAAAGTGCTTTAGGCAACAACAAGAACAATCTTTTACAACTGAACGGTATCACACCAGATGGCGCAAGAGTTGATCTGAGGTTCCCGTTACAATAA
- a CDS encoding SurA N-terminal domain-containing protein, giving the protein MTFLRNRAGIIIVVIIGLAIVAFLLGDVIRFGTPFWASHQNEVGNINGESLSYQEFNQQVEQSTDNMRQQMGGNMSPQMTAYAVEDAWNQNLRRLLLDKELEMIGLGVGRNELNDMVSGKNPSPMIVQNFGNPQTGEVDREQLNQFLTNIGNEPANSELSQQWSSFLMAMRDNRLQEKYNNLIQNSIYVTSLEANEDYNQRNKIANFSYVLLDYAAVQDNDVKPTDADYQKYYNEHKASFKNDMETRSFEYVVFDAQPTAQDTALAKETISKLTEELAKTTNDSLFAVSNSEQKRPIAYIKKGTLSPVLDSLVFSAAKGTTVGPVYSDGVYESAKVIDVRNSPDSVTARHILLNPTMEGGIDKAQAKADSIKNLLVDGASFAALAVEFGTDGTKDNGGELGTFARGNMIPAFEDAVFDAKPGDIFVLNTQYGVHVIKVDAQKGMSKVVKAVLIDKSVASSNETLRAAYNKASSFFGSTNGKSFADDAKKAGLTVEVADDIAPMQPQIQNLSSPRELVKWAFKAEKGELSDKVYELENQYVVARITSIRPKGQLALSDVKKEIEPAVINKVKAAKLEQQLNDALKGAKSIDEVAKKVGKTAKAEQNIVFANPIIPGVAQEDKVVGTAFGLQPKQLSKVIEGTQGVYVIEVNDFVNPPALDNIDRQKQQVGQQVKQRAANQAFQALLDKADITDNRVRFY; this is encoded by the coding sequence ATGACCTTTTTGCGAAACCGAGCGGGAATAATCATCGTAGTAATTATCGGTTTAGCAATTGTAGCATTTTTATTAGGGGATGTTATTCGTTTCGGAACACCCTTTTGGGCTTCACACCAAAACGAGGTGGGAAATATAAACGGTGAATCGCTATCTTACCAGGAATTTAACCAACAGGTAGAACAGAGCACCGATAACATGCGGCAGCAGATGGGTGGTAATATGAGCCCGCAAATGACAGCCTATGCTGTTGAGGATGCGTGGAACCAGAACTTAAGACGCCTATTATTAGACAAAGAGCTTGAAATGATCGGTCTGGGTGTGGGAAGAAACGAGCTGAATGATATGGTGTCTGGCAAGAATCCGTCGCCCATGATTGTACAGAATTTTGGCAACCCACAAACTGGCGAGGTAGATCGGGAGCAACTCAACCAATTTCTTACAAATATAGGCAACGAGCCCGCTAACAGTGAATTAAGCCAACAATGGAGTAGCTTTTTGATGGCTATGCGCGACAATCGCTTGCAGGAAAAGTATAACAACCTCATCCAAAACAGTATCTATGTAACTTCTTTAGAAGCAAACGAAGATTATAACCAACGAAATAAAATAGCCAATTTCAGTTATGTTTTGTTGGATTACGCTGCTGTTCAGGATAACGATGTAAAACCGACAGATGCTGATTATCAAAAATATTACAATGAGCATAAAGCATCATTTAAAAATGATATGGAGACGCGCTCTTTTGAATATGTGGTATTCGACGCGCAGCCTACCGCACAGGATACGGCATTAGCGAAGGAAACCATCAGTAAATTGACTGAAGAACTGGCTAAAACAACCAATGATTCGTTGTTTGCTGTTTCTAACTCAGAACAAAAACGACCTATAGCATATATCAAAAAAGGTACACTTTCCCCAGTCTTGGACTCCTTGGTATTTAGCGCAGCTAAAGGTACGACAGTTGGTCCAGTTTATTCGGATGGGGTGTATGAGTCTGCTAAGGTCATCGATGTACGTAATAGTCCAGACTCTGTGACCGCCCGTCATATCTTATTGAATCCAACGATGGAAGGAGGAATTGACAAAGCACAAGCAAAGGCAGATTCAATTAAAAATCTACTGGTAGACGGTGCAAGCTTTGCAGCATTGGCTGTTGAGTTTGGAACCGACGGTACCAAAGATAATGGTGGAGAATTAGGGACATTTGCCAGAGGAAACATGATTCCGGCCTTTGAAGATGCGGTTTTTGACGCTAAGCCGGGCGACATATTCGTATTGAACACGCAATACGGCGTTCACGTTATTAAAGTAGACGCTCAAAAAGGCATGTCGAAAGTTGTAAAAGCTGTGCTTATTGATAAAAGTGTTGCCAGTAGCAACGAGACATTGCGAGCCGCATACAATAAGGCTTCAAGCTTCTTCGGTAGCACCAACGGCAAAAGTTTCGCGGATGATGCGAAAAAAGCGGGCCTGACGGTTGAAGTTGCAGACGACATTGCGCCTATGCAGCCCCAGATCCAAAACCTATCGTCGCCGAGAGAGCTTGTTAAGTGGGCCTTCAAAGCAGAAAAAGGGGAGTTAAGTGATAAAGTTTATGAGCTCGAAAATCAGTATGTAGTTGCCCGGATAACAAGTATTCGTCCGAAAGGCCAGCTAGCACTGAGCGATGTAAAGAAAGAAATCGAACCTGCCGTAATCAATAAGGTAAAAGCGGCCAAGCTTGAGCAGCAACTAAATGACGCTTTAAAGGGTGCGAAAAGTATTGATGAGGTAGCGAAAAAAGTGGGAAAAACAGCAAAAGCAGAACAGAACATCGTTTTTGCAAATCCTATTATTCCCGGTGTTGCCCAAGAGGACAAAGTCGTAGGTACAGCATTCGGTTTACAGCCCAAGCAGCTTTCTAAGGTGATTGAGGGAACGCAGGGTGTTTATGTAATTGAGGTCAATGATTTTGTGAACCCACCTGCGCTTGATAATATCGATCGTCAAAAACAACAGGTCGGCCAACAGGTTAAACAGCGTGCGGCAAACCAAGCTTTTCAAGCATTATTAGATAAAGCCGACATTACAGACAATAGAGTTAGATTCTATTAA
- a CDS encoding DUF3108 domain-containing protein, whose amino-acid sequence MKNTLFSLIALFIITINGAFSQTLPYLKTSVFEPGEELTYKLKYGFISAAEGVLKVMPSDLTFEGKPTYHLNAVGKTSKAFSVFYNIRDQYDSYIDQQTYLPYFFSEDIREGKYRRNDKIRFYQHKKKIEATRGNFDAKESQTFDLLSAYYFSRALDLTNIKEGQSFKISYFLKDTVTYLDITYLGKENIKTALGTLKCLKFSPSLEPGRVFKKNSKLYLWVTDDGNRIPVKAQVDILIGSVTLELTNVKGLKHPLKTTK is encoded by the coding sequence ATGAAAAACACCCTTTTTTCTTTAATAGCACTCTTTATTATTACAATTAACGGTGCTTTTTCCCAAACTTTGCCTTATTTAAAAACCAGTGTTTTTGAGCCGGGCGAAGAATTAACCTATAAATTGAAATATGGTTTTATTTCGGCTGCCGAAGGCGTATTAAAAGTGATGCCGTCTGATTTAACTTTCGAAGGTAAACCAACTTATCATCTCAATGCTGTGGGAAAAACATCCAAAGCTTTTAGTGTTTTTTATAATATAAGAGATCAATATGACTCCTACATTGACCAGCAGACGTATCTTCCTTACTTTTTTAGTGAAGATATACGAGAGGGAAAATATAGACGAAATGATAAAATTCGTTTTTATCAGCATAAAAAGAAAATAGAAGCCACCCGTGGAAACTTCGATGCAAAAGAGTCACAAACCTTTGACCTGTTGTCTGCTTATTACTTTTCCAGAGCACTGGACTTAACCAATATCAAAGAGGGACAGTCTTTTAAAATTTCTTACTTTTTAAAAGATACCGTAACCTATCTTGATATTACCTATCTGGGAAAAGAAAATATCAAGACGGCCCTCGGAACACTCAAATGCTTAAAGTTTAGTCCTTCATTAGAACCAGGGCGCGTTTTTAAAAAGAACAGCAAGTTATACTTATGGGTTACAGATGATGGTAACCGGATACCTGTAAAAGCACAAGTCGACATCCTTATAGGTTCTGTTACTCTTGAGCTTACCAACGTAAAGGGATTGAAACACCCGTTAAAAACCACAAAATAA
- a CDS encoding DUF4153 domain-containing protein: MKIPSPSRLLRATMGVFSRFPLQAALIVLATIAALLFVEVAYDNRTLSYQLVKFLALTNISFTWLLAADLYAEAASLGAKKRALLSVAIVMLCGILFWVLNPMYYKADLYRIALLSIGGHLLVSIAPFVRDKSVPAFWTFNKTLFLRFITAALYAFILFFGLVIALSAIDKLFSVKLDEKYYQRLFSLIAIGFNSLFFLAGIPSASRITSRQTSGYPRSLKIFTQYVLIPLMSIYLLILLIYELKIMIKWELPDGMVSTLIIGYAFFGVLSLLLVFPIRDTAENTWISLFVRLFYLMMIPLLALLILAIYKRVAAYGITEPRYFLIAIALWLSGITAYFLISKRQDIRLIPISLCLFAFGMVYGPQSASKISLRSQVNRLKALMEEGAGERDGTTQISILQYLISTHGLSSIQSFTDKDLKSIEKTIETKNNNSSSYDVIKHKLDSAYAILHIDPSTASPEAKSYTVFSDEEQVISVTSWDFLIKLDTYQQEVATRLAGDSIRIIPDNRKHSCEIIIASEQHIFDLSELLQEIEADYKSNKLIAKMPNNRHFYYPKKKMQMTMQVKGYEVCLSLNSIYIDHYRSKDDEAADYFINFSANILLREAAAK, encoded by the coding sequence ATGAAAATTCCTTCTCCAAGCAGGCTATTGCGTGCCACGATGGGCGTTTTTAGCCGTTTTCCCTTACAAGCTGCGCTAATTGTATTGGCCACAATTGCCGCATTGCTGTTTGTTGAAGTAGCGTATGATAATCGAACCCTTAGCTATCAGCTAGTTAAATTTCTAGCGCTTACCAATATAAGTTTTACTTGGCTACTGGCCGCCGATTTATATGCAGAAGCTGCATCACTTGGCGCAAAGAAAAGAGCACTCCTAAGTGTTGCAATTGTCATGCTCTGTGGAATACTTTTTTGGGTATTAAACCCAATGTATTACAAAGCTGATTTATATCGGATTGCTTTACTTTCCATTGGAGGTCATTTATTGGTATCCATCGCTCCCTTTGTTAGGGATAAAAGTGTACCGGCTTTTTGGACATTTAATAAAACCCTTTTTCTACGTTTCATTACCGCTGCACTATATGCTTTCATATTATTCTTCGGTCTGGTAATAGCCCTCTCTGCTATCGACAAGCTCTTTTCTGTGAAGCTCGACGAGAAGTATTACCAGCGTTTGTTCTCGTTGATCGCGATTGGTTTTAACTCCTTATTCTTCCTTGCCGGAATTCCCTCTGCAAGTCGTATAACATCCCGGCAAACCTCAGGGTATCCCAGAAGCCTTAAAATATTCACCCAATATGTACTCATTCCGTTGATGAGTATTTACCTGTTGATATTGCTTATCTATGAGCTGAAGATCATGATTAAATGGGAGCTTCCGGATGGAATGGTTTCCACACTCATTATTGGTTACGCTTTCTTTGGCGTCTTATCGCTACTATTGGTTTTTCCCATCAGAGACACTGCGGAGAACACTTGGATAAGCCTGTTCGTCCGTCTCTTCTACCTCATGATGATTCCCTTACTGGCGCTGCTAATATTGGCTATCTATAAACGAGTGGCCGCCTATGGAATTACTGAGCCCCGTTATTTTCTTATCGCAATCGCCTTATGGCTTTCCGGCATAACGGCTTATTTCCTGATCAGTAAACGGCAGGATATCCGGCTTATTCCAATTAGCCTTTGCCTATTTGCATTTGGAATGGTTTACGGTCCGCAAAGCGCCAGTAAAATTTCCTTACGATCTCAGGTAAATAGGCTAAAAGCCCTTATGGAAGAAGGGGCGGGAGAACGTGACGGAACAACACAGATAAGTATTCTTCAATACCTGATAAGTACCCACGGACTTTCTTCAATTCAATCATTTACCGATAAGGACTTAAAATCTATCGAAAAAACCATCGAGACAAAGAACAACAATAGCTCTAGTTACGATGTCATCAAACATAAACTCGATTCTGCTTATGCCATACTTCATATAGATCCCAGTACCGCCAGCCCTGAAGCAAAGAGCTACACAGTCTTTTCAGATGAAGAGCAGGTGATCTCTGTCACAAGTTGGGACTTCCTCATCAAACTCGACACCTACCAACAGGAGGTAGCAACAAGGCTTGCAGGCGATTCTATCCGTATCATACCTGATAACAGGAAACATAGTTGTGAAATTATCATCGCTTCCGAGCAACATATTTTTGATCTGAGCGAGCTCCTACAAGAAATCGAAGCGGACTATAAGTCAAATAAACTCATCGCTAAAATGCCCAATAATCGTCATTTTTACTATCCCAAGAAAAAAATGCAGATGACCATGCAGGTGAAAGGTTATGAGGTATGTTTATCGCTAAACTCCATTTACATTGACCATTACCGTTCAAAGGATGATGAAGCAGCTGATTATTTTATTAATTTCAGCGCTAATATTTTACTTAGGGAGGCAGCGGCGAAATAA